Proteins encoded in a region of the Quercus lobata isolate SW786 chromosome 8, ValleyOak3.0 Primary Assembly, whole genome shotgun sequence genome:
- the LOC115954472 gene encoding cytochrome b561 and DOMON domain-containing protein At5g47530-like, whose translation MSKALRTLLFSCILLSLSVSSYAQTCKSYSFSSNRVYASCQDLPVLSAFLHYNYSSSANTLDIAYRVTGATTSNWISWAINPNGQQMAGSQALVAFQNSSGAMRVYTSSVASTSISTLSESALSFGVSNLNGSFVNGEMTIFATLTLSSGMTTVNQVWQVGPVSGNNPQSHDTSSNAANMRSVGTLNLLNGTTTSGGGTS comes from the coding sequence ATGAGTAAAGCTTTGAGaactttgttgttttcttgtattCTGTTGTCTCTCTCTGTTTCATCCTATGCTCAGACCTGTAAGTCCTACTCTTTTTCCTCTAACAGGGTATATGCCTCATGCCAGGACCTTCCTGTATTGAGTGCATTCCTTCACTATAACTATAGCAGTTCAGCCAACACACTTGATATTGCATATAGAGTCACTGGAGCCACAACTTCAAATTGGATTTCTTGGGCTATCAACCCTAATGGACAACAAATGGCAGGGTCACAAGCCCTTGTGGCCTTTCAAAACTCTTCTGGAGCCATGCGGGTATATACATCCTCAGTAGCAAGTACTAGTATTTCTACGCTGTCAGAGAGTGCTTTGAGCTTTGGGGTGTCTAATCTCAATGGATCATTTGTGAACGGTGAAATGACCATATTTGCTACTTTGACACTTAGTAGTGGCATGACAACTGTGAACCAAGTCTGGCAAGTTGGTCCAGTCAGTGGAAATAATCCTCAATCGCATGATACCAGTTCCAATGCAGCTAACATGCGATCAGTGGGCACTTTGAATCTTCTTAATGGAACAACAACTTCAGGAGGAGGAACCAGTTAA